From Acidimicrobiales bacterium, a single genomic window includes:
- a CDS encoding DUF4214 domain-containing protein, with amino-acid sequence MRLRWLAAGAVALAATAAFVVHDHHSSVPSKQAAGPTRLPLAEPGVEDSVVRLLLASEGRRPEGTRVDGLVSRYRDGEPLLQLGEEVAAGPEFVKAYGAHRDAEYVDRIYRDLLDRAPRPADRTLWTDQLAAGASRVALLVALSESPEYVARTGTAPPVPPRPLLAPPGIEHSVVRLYLGLQGTWPDRPTLDAAVARYLDGTPLAALADEVLAGRYGSEPSDRFVSSLYEDVLRRKVDPTGLAAWTARLDAGESRGSIAVGFTESPEMLALTRTAPPLPAPIRHTLLAVGDSVMRGAVSTIQGIPGWSVNVDARGCRQPTWRGDGCGDEDIPSGVDALRAARGAGHLGGAVVIQQGNNGPMSAEEFDALMYEVADQRLVIALTLHEPRSYEAGNNAVITAATARWPNLRVLDWHTAASAHPEWFGDGEGIHLSRTGAQAMADLIASALPQY; translated from the coding sequence ATGCGCCTCCGCTGGCTCGCCGCGGGGGCCGTGGCACTGGCGGCGACCGCGGCCTTCGTCGTCCACGACCACCACTCGTCGGTCCCGTCGAAGCAGGCCGCCGGGCCGACGCGGCTGCCGCTGGCCGAGCCCGGGGTGGAGGACTCCGTCGTGCGGCTGCTGCTCGCCTCCGAGGGTCGCCGCCCCGAGGGCACCCGCGTCGACGGGCTGGTCAGCCGCTACCGCGACGGCGAGCCGCTGCTGCAGCTCGGCGAGGAGGTCGCCGCCGGCCCCGAGTTCGTGAAGGCCTACGGCGCCCATCGCGACGCCGAGTACGTCGACCGCATCTACCGTGACCTGCTCGACCGGGCACCCCGGCCCGCCGACCGGACGCTGTGGACGGACCAGCTGGCCGCCGGCGCCAGTCGAGTCGCCCTGCTGGTGGCGCTCAGCGAGTCGCCCGAGTACGTGGCCCGCACCGGCACGGCACCGCCCGTCCCGCCCCGCCCGCTGCTCGCCCCGCCGGGCATCGAGCACTCGGTGGTACGGCTCTACCTGGGCCTCCAGGGCACGTGGCCCGACCGTCCGACGCTCGACGCCGCCGTCGCCCGTTACCTGGACGGCACCCCGCTGGCCGCCCTCGCCGACGAGGTGCTGGCCGGCCGCTACGGCTCGGAGCCCAGCGATCGGTTCGTGTCGTCGCTCTACGAGGACGTGCTGCGCCGCAAGGTCGACCCGACCGGCCTCGCCGCCTGGACCGCCCGCCTCGACGCCGGCGAGTCGCGGGGCTCGATCGCGGTCGGCTTCACCGAGTCGCCCGAGATGCTCGCCCTCACCCGCACCGCCCCGCCGCTGCCGGCCCCGATCCGCCACACGCTCCTGGCGGTGGGCGACTCGGTGATGCGGGGCGCGGTGTCGACCATCCAGGGCATCCCGGGCTGGTCGGTGAACGTCGACGCCCGGGGCTGCCGCCAGCCCACCTGGCGGGGCGACGGCTGCGGCGACGAGGACATCCCCAGCGGGGTCGACGCGCTGCGGGCCGCCCGGGGCGCCGGTCACCTGGGCGGCGCCGTCGTCATCCAGCAGGGCAACAACGGCCCCATGTCGGCCGAGGAGTTCGACGCCCTGATGTACGAGGTGGCCGACCAGCGCCTGGTGATCGCCCTGACCCTCCACGAGCCCCGGTCCTACGAGGCCGGCAACAACGCGGTGATCACCGCCGCCACCGCCCGCTGGCCCAACCTGCGGGTGCTCGACTGGCACACCGCGGCATCCGCCCATCCCGAGTGGTTCGGCGACGGCGAGGGCATCCACCTGAGCCGCACCGGCGCCCAGGCGATGGCCGACCTGATCGCCTCCGCCCTCCCGCAGTACTGA
- a CDS encoding isoprenylcysteine carboxylmethyltransferase family protein, whose amino-acid sequence MATGDGVGRRRAVAAAGTSLFLALAPGVVAGVLPWWLTGWDAGEPAWAVGVRVLGGVLLVAAGVVILVAFARFVVEGVGTPAPAAPTEKLVVGGLYRHVRNPMYLAVGTAIVGQGLLLSRPVLLAYAAVITAANAAFVRWYEEPTLRRQFGGDYDTYRLAVPGWIPRLRPWDGA is encoded by the coding sequence ATGGCGACGGGCGACGGGGTGGGGAGACGGAGAGCGGTGGCGGCGGCGGGGACCTCGTTGTTCCTCGCCTTGGCGCCCGGTGTGGTGGCCGGGGTCCTCCCCTGGTGGCTGACCGGGTGGGATGCCGGCGAGCCGGCGTGGGCGGTGGGCGTCCGGGTCCTCGGCGGCGTGCTGCTCGTTGCCGCGGGGGTGGTGATCCTCGTCGCCTTCGCACGGTTCGTGGTCGAGGGTGTCGGTACGCCGGCGCCGGCCGCACCGACCGAGAAGCTGGTGGTCGGTGGCCTCTACCGCCACGTCCGCAACCCGATGTACCTGGCGGTGGGGACGGCGATCGTCGGCCAGGGCCTGCTGCTCTCCCGCCCGGTGCTGCTCGCCTACGCCGCGGTGATCACCGCGGCCAACGCCGCCTTCGTCCGCTGGTACGAGGAGCCGACGCTGCGACGCCAGTTCGGCGGCGACTACGACACCTACCGCCTCGCCGTACCCGGCTGGATCCCCCGCCTCCGCCCCTGGGACGGGGCCTGA
- a CDS encoding ABC transporter ATP-binding protein, which translates to MAEGNGWVAAVGDRAVLLRAARDASPLLAAVAGGVAVLSACLPPAFNVAAGIVAGRAEEAVRAGDDTTGRVAPAFVVAALVYLAVHVAGPVREALSSALMRRVDAALTVDVMRAVSRPRGVAHLEDPAVLDLMAQAQGVVTVATPGMGVYHAYQVLAQRLQGLLSLVLLAGFSPPLAAGLGVAHVVAYRWRRWHWGQVTAAVMGRTEGLRRSQYVRRLAVEPEAAKEARVFSLAGWLRGSYRREYLAVMDDVWRRRRSGGPVALAVAGMLLAIEGGAIALVAQAAVDGRIGLAAALVYAQVTIAASSLSQFGEGFLFVADAAAATRRLRALERAVPTRATVGERDADGLPRRAIRFEGVHFAYPGTTVPVYDGLDLEIEAGRSLAIVGENGAGKTTLVKLLARLYEPTGGRITADGVDLRDLDAASWQRRMAALFQDFVPYKLSAADNVAFGALHVERTPERLDRAASAAGAQGVVAKLPHGWDTVLSRQFDDGTDLSGGEWQRLALARAVYAVQAGAGVLVLDEPTAALDVRGEAEVYDRFLDLTRGLTTIVVSHRFSTVRRADRIVVVEHGRVVEDGTHDQLVAAGGRYAVMYDLQAARFRDDDGELSRA; encoded by the coding sequence GTGGCGGAGGGGAACGGGTGGGTGGCGGCGGTGGGGGACCGGGCGGTCCTGTTGCGGGCGGCCCGTGATGCGAGCCCCCTCCTGGCGGCTGTCGCCGGCGGGGTGGCGGTCCTCTCGGCGTGCCTGCCGCCGGCCTTCAACGTGGCCGCCGGAATCGTGGCGGGACGGGCCGAGGAGGCGGTGCGGGCGGGCGACGACACGACCGGCCGGGTGGCGCCCGCCTTCGTCGTCGCCGCCCTCGTGTACCTCGCCGTGCACGTGGCCGGCCCGGTGCGGGAGGCGCTGAGCTCGGCGCTGATGCGGCGGGTCGACGCCGCGCTGACGGTCGACGTGATGCGGGCGGTGTCGCGTCCCCGCGGCGTCGCCCACCTGGAGGACCCGGCCGTGCTCGACCTGATGGCCCAGGCCCAGGGCGTGGTCACCGTGGCGACGCCGGGGATGGGCGTCTACCACGCCTACCAGGTGCTGGCGCAGCGCCTGCAGGGGCTCCTGTCGCTGGTGCTCCTGGCCGGCTTCTCGCCACCGCTGGCCGCCGGTCTCGGCGTCGCCCACGTGGTGGCCTACCGCTGGCGCCGCTGGCACTGGGGCCAGGTGACCGCCGCGGTGATGGGTCGCACCGAGGGCCTGCGCCGCTCACAGTACGTCCGCCGGCTGGCGGTCGAGCCCGAGGCGGCCAAGGAGGCCCGGGTGTTCTCGCTGGCCGGCTGGCTCCGCGGCAGCTACCGCCGCGAGTACCTCGCCGTGATGGACGACGTGTGGCGCCGGCGCCGCAGCGGCGGGCCGGTGGCCCTGGCGGTGGCCGGGATGCTGCTGGCGATCGAGGGCGGGGCGATCGCCCTGGTGGCGCAGGCCGCGGTCGACGGCCGGATCGGCCTGGCGGCGGCGCTGGTCTACGCCCAGGTGACGATCGCGGCGTCGAGCCTGAGCCAGTTCGGCGAGGGCTTCCTCTTCGTCGCCGACGCGGCCGCCGCCACCCGCCGCCTCCGGGCGCTGGAGCGAGCCGTGCCCACCAGGGCCACCGTCGGCGAGCGGGACGCCGACGGCCTGCCCCGGCGGGCCATCCGGTTCGAAGGCGTGCACTTCGCCTACCCGGGTACGACCGTCCCGGTGTACGACGGCCTCGACCTGGAGATCGAGGCCGGCCGGTCGCTGGCGATCGTGGGGGAGAACGGCGCCGGCAAGACGACGCTGGTCAAGCTGCTGGCCCGCCTCTACGAGCCGACCGGCGGGCGCATCACCGCCGACGGCGTCGACCTCCGCGACCTCGACGCCGCCTCGTGGCAGCGCCGGATGGCGGCCCTGTTCCAGGACTTCGTCCCCTACAAGCTGTCGGCCGCCGACAACGTCGCGTTCGGCGCCCTCCACGTCGAGCGAACGCCGGAGCGGCTCGATCGAGCGGCATCGGCGGCCGGTGCCCAGGGTGTGGTCGCCAAGCTGCCGCACGGCTGGGACACGGTGCTGAGCCGCCAGTTCGACGACGGCACCGACCTGTCCGGCGGCGAGTGGCAGCGCCTCGCCCTGGCCCGGGCCGTCTACGCCGTGCAGGCGGGCGCCGGCGTCCTGGTGCTCGACGAGCCCACCGCCGCGCTCGACGTCCGCGGCGAGGCCGAGGTCTACGACCGCTTCCTCGACCTCACCCGTGGCCTCACCACGATCGTGGTGTCGCACCGCTTCTCGACCGTGCGCCGGGCCGACCGGATCGTGGTGGTCGAGCACGGCCGGGTGGTGGAGGACGGCACCCACGACCAGCTGGTCGCCGCCGGTGGGCGGTACGCGGTGATGTACGACCTCCAGGCCGCCCGCTTCCGCGACGACGACGGCGAGTTGAGCCGTGCCTGA
- a CDS encoding ABC transporter ATP-binding protein, with protein MPETLANLGVMLRSSWRADRTRSIGALLATALVPVTRPLRAIGLGVMADGIVAQDSGTALRGVAIVAGLTAANRMLDWASVTVRMRLREHTILFLDEEVIELSARAPSLEHHERPEHQDQMELLRSDRHYLVNPFMPIAWSLAAVVQLVATIAVFAGLHPALGLLPLAGVPALVLGLRAEAWWEDAREQTAQDSRLGIHLMELATQPAAGKEVRIFDLGDELVDRYQELMRRIERRHAAVDVRAALTLSVAWALFAVAYMTAVGFVAGQVVDGALSVGAVVLTLSLGAQINGQLAELVDNATWFSRTSRAVSRYRWLTRYVAETEAATAPARPAAAPDTLRDGITFAGVAFAYPGTDRPVLDGVDLHLPAGSTVAIVGENGAGKTTLVKLLLRFYEPTAGRITVDGVDLADIPVDDWRVRTSGAFQDFAHLQLVARHSIGVGWLPHADDDAAVAEATTRAAAGDLHQVLPQGLATQLGREFEDGTELSIGQWQKVAVSRAMMRAAPLLLVLDEPTASLDAPTEHELFDHFTGVARVVAQETGAITVLVSHRFSTVRTADLVVVVAGNRVAETGTHEELVARPGGLYAELYGLQARSYT; from the coding sequence GTGCCTGAGACCCTCGCCAACCTCGGGGTGATGCTGCGGTCGTCGTGGCGGGCCGACCGCACCCGCTCGATCGGCGCCCTCCTCGCGACCGCGCTCGTCCCCGTCACCCGGCCGCTCCGGGCGATCGGCCTCGGAGTCATGGCCGACGGGATCGTGGCCCAGGACTCGGGCACGGCTCTGCGCGGCGTCGCCATCGTCGCCGGCCTCACCGCCGCCAACCGGATGCTCGACTGGGCGTCGGTCACCGTCCGTATGCGCCTGCGGGAGCACACCATCCTCTTCCTCGACGAGGAGGTGATCGAGCTGTCGGCCCGGGCGCCGAGCCTGGAGCACCACGAGCGCCCCGAGCACCAGGACCAGATGGAGCTCCTGCGCAGCGACCGCCACTACCTGGTGAACCCGTTCATGCCGATCGCCTGGTCGCTGGCCGCGGTGGTGCAGCTGGTGGCCACGATCGCGGTGTTCGCCGGCCTGCACCCGGCGCTGGGGCTGCTGCCGCTGGCCGGCGTCCCCGCCCTGGTCCTGGGCCTGCGGGCCGAGGCCTGGTGGGAGGACGCCCGCGAGCAGACCGCCCAGGACAGCCGCCTCGGCATCCACCTGATGGAGCTGGCCACCCAGCCGGCGGCGGGCAAGGAGGTGCGGATCTTCGACCTCGGCGACGAGCTGGTCGACCGCTACCAGGAGCTCATGCGCCGCATCGAGCGCCGCCACGCCGCGGTCGACGTGCGGGCCGCCCTCACCCTGTCGGTGGCCTGGGCGCTGTTCGCCGTCGCCTACATGACCGCGGTCGGGTTCGTGGCGGGCCAGGTGGTCGACGGCGCCCTGTCGGTGGGTGCGGTCGTCCTGACGCTGAGCCTGGGTGCCCAGATCAACGGCCAGCTGGCGGAGCTGGTGGACAACGCCACCTGGTTCTCGCGCACCTCCCGGGCCGTCAGCCGCTACCGCTGGCTCACCCGCTACGTCGCCGAGACCGAGGCGGCCACCGCGCCCGCCCGCCCCGCGGCCGCGCCCGACACGCTGCGCGACGGCATCACGTTCGCCGGTGTCGCCTTCGCCTACCCGGGCACCGACCGCCCGGTGCTCGACGGCGTCGACCTGCACCTCCCTGCAGGGTCGACCGTCGCGATCGTGGGGGAGAACGGTGCCGGCAAGACGACCCTGGTCAAGCTCCTGCTGCGCTTCTACGAGCCGACCGCCGGGCGCATCACCGTCGACGGCGTCGACCTGGCCGACATCCCGGTGGACGACTGGCGGGTCCGCACGTCGGGTGCCTTCCAGGACTTCGCCCACCTCCAGCTGGTGGCCCGCCACTCGATCGGCGTCGGCTGGCTCCCGCACGCCGACGACGACGCGGCGGTGGCCGAGGCGACCACCCGTGCCGCGGCCGGTGACCTCCACCAGGTCCTGCCCCAGGGCCTGGCCACCCAGCTGGGACGGGAGTTCGAGGACGGCACCGAGCTGTCGATCGGCCAGTGGCAGAAGGTGGCGGTGTCGCGGGCGATGATGCGGGCGGCGCCGCTGCTGCTGGTGCTCGACGAGCCCACCGCCAGCCTCGACGCCCCCACCGAGCACGAGCTGTTCGACCACTTCACCGGCGTCGCCCGGGTGGTGGCCCAGGAGACCGGGGCGATCACCGTGCTGGTGAGCCACCGCTTCTCCACGGTCCGCACCGCCGACCTCGTGGTGGTCGTGGCCGGCAACCGGGTGGCCGAGACCGGCACCCACGAGGAGCTGGTCGCCCGCCCCGGTGGCCTGTACGCCGAGCTGTACGGCCTCCAGGCCCGCAGCTACACGTGA
- a CDS encoding DUF397 domain-containing protein: MTEPSRFTNWRKSTMSSAGDNCVEVAFAADGYVGVRDSKEQGLGPVLEFTPSEWDAFLDGASKGEFNRR, translated from the coding sequence GTGACTGAGCCGAGCAGGTTTACCAACTGGCGCAAATCCACCATGTCGAGCGCGGGCGACAACTGCGTCGAGGTGGCTTTCGCTGCCGACGGCTACGTGGGGGTGCGCGACTCGAAGGAGCAGGGGCTGGGCCCGGTGCTGGAGTTCACGCCGTCGGAGTGGGATGCGTTCCTCGACGGTGCCTCGAAGGGGGAGTTCAACCGCAGGTAG
- a CDS encoding helix-turn-helix transcriptional regulator, whose protein sequence is MRLAAELRSLRTQAGLTHEQLAKAIGQSRAQISRLENGHVVDQADIIRILDALEVDGERWTQIVTIAREAGERGWWESNKAMGERQALYANLEAGAETIREFQMTFVPGLLQTPEFTRARIDAEKRSGPAGYAADKVIEARNQRQRMLRRPGGPTYEVIIDELAIRRVAAPPEVLKAQLYHVAARVNGEPHTTVQVLPIEAVIDGYAVPRSAFSIYTFPDPGDPVVVAVDTVTDDLMLTEESAVKRYDELFTRLQAAALPVDVSLELLIKTANKTRT, encoded by the coding sequence ATGCGACTTGCGGCCGAGTTGAGGTCGCTGCGAACGCAGGCGGGACTCACCCACGAGCAACTGGCGAAGGCGATCGGTCAGAGCCGCGCACAGATCTCGCGGCTGGAGAACGGCCACGTGGTCGACCAGGCCGACATCATCCGCATCCTCGACGCGCTCGAGGTCGACGGCGAGCGCTGGACGCAGATCGTCACCATCGCCCGTGAGGCCGGCGAGCGGGGCTGGTGGGAGTCGAACAAGGCGATGGGCGAGCGCCAGGCGCTGTACGCCAACCTCGAGGCCGGCGCCGAGACCATCCGGGAGTTCCAGATGACGTTCGTGCCCGGCCTGCTGCAGACGCCCGAGTTCACCCGGGCGCGGATCGACGCCGAGAAGCGCTCCGGTCCGGCCGGCTACGCCGCCGACAAGGTGATCGAGGCCCGCAACCAGCGGCAGCGGATGCTGCGCCGTCCCGGCGGGCCCACCTACGAAGTGATCATCGACGAGCTGGCGATCCGGCGGGTGGCCGCACCGCCCGAGGTCCTCAAGGCCCAGCTCTACCACGTCGCCGCCCGGGTCAACGGCGAGCCCCACACCACCGTGCAGGTGCTTCCGATCGAAGCGGTGATCGACGGCTACGCCGTGCCCCGCTCGGCGTTCTCGATCTACACCTTCCCCGACCCGGGCGACCCGGTGGTCGTGGCGGTCGACACCGTCACCGACGACCTGATGCTCACCGAGGAGTCGGCGGTGAAGCGCTACGACGAGCTGTTCACCCGCCTGCAGGCCGCGGCGCTGCCCGTCGACGTCAGCCTCGAGCTGCTGATCAAGACCGCCAACAAGACCCGGACGTAG
- a CDS encoding MBL fold metallo-hydrolase has translation MPEPGRTIVLYDEQCVVCQAGVAWVRFFDRLGATECRPVQRSDVQALHPDLDELTCLRDLHLVTADGEVLTNWPAVRHLLGVLPAFAPVARLAATRAGSRLGERITRAVTESRWELIRARGGIPHHGVEPRPLSPFGPFWACYTAELLLRLPIVLAATVSRQLGQVGAYAQTWGRQVHLLDDRLTICFLSGLPTAVVPILFGERFTLCVYDGVAVDPGATRMRRSIDRHLAHLARRGPTIDTVTATHAHEEHVGNLEWLAERTGARLVVPPAVARQLHEPYRLPWWRKAVIGDIPPLSPLSAETVDDRLPTRHGALDVLPAPGHSSDHVVFHDPDEGVLLAGDTFLGAYFSTPNEDVDGDALVTTLERLLDLDISVLVEAHGHVHTQRADVPDVPGVVVRQDPKQALRRKLDWLTGVRAQVARGRADGLSERAIEATCFPWGAAWSLESKGSDEIARLLTGGRFSRTQVVRSFPA, from the coding sequence GTGCCGGAACCGGGGCGGACGATCGTGCTCTACGACGAGCAGTGCGTCGTCTGCCAGGCCGGCGTCGCCTGGGTGCGGTTCTTCGACCGGCTCGGCGCCACCGAGTGCCGGCCGGTCCAGCGCAGCGACGTACAGGCCCTCCACCCGGACCTCGACGAGCTCACCTGCCTGCGTGACCTCCACCTCGTCACCGCCGACGGCGAGGTTCTCACCAACTGGCCCGCCGTCCGCCACCTGCTCGGAGTGCTGCCCGCCTTCGCCCCGGTCGCCCGGCTGGCCGCCACCCGGGCCGGATCGCGGCTGGGCGAGCGCATCACCCGGGCGGTCACCGAGAGCCGCTGGGAGCTGATCCGGGCCCGAGGCGGCATCCCCCACCACGGCGTCGAGCCGCGACCGCTGTCGCCGTTCGGGCCGTTCTGGGCCTGCTACACCGCCGAGCTGCTGCTGCGCCTGCCGATCGTCCTGGCCGCCACCGTGTCCCGCCAGCTCGGCCAGGTCGGCGCCTACGCCCAGACGTGGGGCCGGCAGGTCCACCTACTCGACGACCGCCTCACGATCTGCTTCCTGTCGGGCCTGCCCACGGCCGTCGTGCCGATCCTGTTCGGCGAGCGCTTCACCCTCTGCGTCTACGACGGAGTCGCCGTCGACCCGGGCGCCACCCGCATGCGGCGCAGCATCGACCGTCACCTCGCCCACCTCGCTCGCCGCGGCCCCACGATCGACACCGTGACCGCCACCCACGCCCACGAGGAGCACGTCGGCAACCTCGAATGGCTGGCGGAGCGGACCGGCGCCCGCCTCGTCGTCCCGCCGGCCGTCGCCCGGCAGCTGCACGAGCCCTACCGGTTGCCCTGGTGGCGCAAGGCGGTCATCGGCGACATCCCGCCGCTGTCGCCCCTGAGCGCCGAGACGGTGGACGACCGCCTGCCGACCCGCCACGGTGCCCTCGACGTGCTCCCCGCCCCCGGCCACAGCTCCGACCACGTGGTGTTCCACGACCCCGACGAGGGCGTCCTGCTGGCCGGCGACACGTTCCTCGGCGCCTACTTCTCCACCCCGAACGAGGACGTCGACGGCGACGCCCTGGTCACGACCCTCGAACGCCTCCTCGACCTCGACATCTCGGTGCTGGTGGAGGCGCACGGCCACGTCCACACCCAGCGCGCCGACGTGCCCGACGTCCCCGGCGTGGTGGTGCGCCAGGACCCCAAGCAGGCCCTGCGCCGCAAGCTCGACTGGCTGACCGGCGTGCGGGCCCAGGTCGCCCGGGGCCGGGCCGACGGCCTGTCCGAGCGGGCCATCGAGGCCACGTGCTTCCCCTGGGGCGCCGCCTGGTCGCTGGAGAGCAAGGGCAGCGACGAGATCGCCCGCCTCCTCACCGGCGGCCGCTTCTCCCGCACCCAGGTCGTCCGCAGCTTCCCGGCCTGA
- a CDS encoding ABC transporter ATP-binding protein, whose product MTVPTPNPTPTPALEVEGLAYAYPDGHTALRQVDLVVQPGERVALLGPNGAGKTTLILHLNGILQAAGGEVRVGGLPVAKAHLKEIRRRVGVVFQDPDDQLFMPTVRDDVAFGPANLGLRGDELDRRVHAALAAVGMTEAADRPPHHLSFGQRRRVAVATVLAMDPQLLVLDEPTSNLDPAARRDLADILQSLPVTAIVATHDLPYALELCPRAVILNEGVVVADGPTPEILADAPLMAANRLELPYGFHPTHT is encoded by the coding sequence GTGACCGTGCCCACCCCGAACCCGACCCCGACCCCGGCGCTCGAGGTCGAGGGCCTCGCCTACGCCTACCCCGACGGGCACACCGCGCTCCGCCAGGTCGACCTGGTGGTCCAGCCGGGCGAGCGGGTGGCGCTGCTCGGCCCCAACGGCGCCGGCAAGACCACCCTGATCCTCCACCTCAACGGCATCCTCCAGGCAGCCGGCGGCGAGGTGCGCGTCGGCGGCCTCCCGGTGGCGAAGGCGCACCTGAAGGAGATCCGGCGCCGGGTCGGCGTGGTCTTCCAGGACCCCGACGACCAGCTGTTCATGCCCACCGTGCGCGACGACGTCGCCTTCGGCCCCGCCAACCTGGGCCTGCGCGGCGACGAGCTGGACCGCCGGGTGCACGCCGCCCTCGCGGCCGTCGGGATGACCGAGGCCGCCGACCGGCCGCCCCACCACCTGAGCTTCGGCCAGCGCCGCCGGGTCGCGGTCGCCACCGTCCTCGCCATGGACCCGCAGCTGCTGGTGCTCGACGAGCCGACGTCGAACCTCGACCCGGCCGCCCGCCGCGACCTGGCCGACATCCTCCAGTCCCTCCCCGTGACCGCCATCGTCGCCACCCACGACCTGCCCTATGCCCTGGAGCTGTGCCCCCGCGCGGTGATCCTCAACGAGGGCGTGGTGGTCGCCGACGGCCCGACGCCCGAGATCCTCGCCGACGCCCCGCTCATGGCCGCCAACCGCCTCGAGCTCCCCTACGGCTTCCACCCCACCCACACCTGA
- the cbiQ gene encoding cobalt ECF transporter T component CbiQ yields the protein MSGGHGHAHGLYLPRHSVVHRLRPHAKVAATLAFVLAVVATPRDAFWVFGLDAVLVATVALLAHVSLPTLARRLAIEAPFVAFAVFLPLVGEAPHTDVAGLSLSEPGLWGAWNILVKGTLGVAATVLLASTTTIAELLTGLDRLRVPRAFTAIAGFMVRYGQVIVGEGRRMRIARLSRGYDPRWIWQARAVASSAGTLFIRSYERGERIHVAMLSRGFTGELPAATHDRADAREWLAVALVPALAATAALTAWLAT from the coding sequence ATGAGTGGCGGGCACGGGCACGCCCACGGCCTCTACCTGCCGCGGCACTCGGTCGTCCACCGGTTGCGGCCGCACGCCAAGGTGGCCGCCACGCTGGCGTTCGTCCTGGCGGTGGTGGCCACGCCCCGCGACGCCTTCTGGGTGTTCGGCCTCGACGCGGTGCTGGTGGCGACCGTCGCCCTCCTGGCCCACGTGTCGCTGCCGACGCTGGCCCGGCGCCTCGCCATCGAAGCGCCGTTCGTCGCCTTCGCCGTCTTCCTGCCGCTCGTCGGCGAGGCGCCCCACACCGACGTCGCGGGCCTGTCGCTGTCGGAGCCGGGGTTGTGGGGTGCCTGGAACATCCTGGTGAAGGGCACCCTGGGCGTCGCCGCCACCGTGCTGCTGGCGTCGACCACCACGATCGCCGAGCTGCTGACCGGCCTGGACCGACTGCGGGTGCCCCGGGCGTTCACGGCGATCGCCGGCTTCATGGTCCGCTACGGCCAGGTGATCGTCGGCGAGGGCCGGCGGATGCGGATCGCCCGCCTGTCCCGGGGCTACGACCCCCGCTGGATCTGGCAGGCCCGGGCGGTCGCCTCGTCGGCGGGCACGCTCTTCATCCGCTCCTACGAGCGTGGCGAACGGATCCACGTGGCGATGCTCTCCCGAGGCTTCACCGGCGAACTGCCGGCGGCCACCCACGACCGGGCCGACGCCCGCGAGTGGCTCGCCGTCGCGCTCGTCCCCGCCCTGGCGGCGACCGCCGCCCTCACCGCCTGGCTGGCGACGTGA
- a CDS encoding PDGLE domain-containing protein encodes MGRTRLAVFVGAGLLVALALAFFVSPEASSKPDGLNKVAIDEGFAEQEEAHDLEDSPLAGYGVEGVDDDRLGTGLSGVLGVGATFALAGGLFLVIRRLRPTSEGETT; translated from the coding sequence ATGGGCCGCACCCGACTCGCCGTCTTCGTCGGTGCCGGCCTGCTGGTCGCGCTGGCGCTTGCCTTCTTCGTCAGCCCCGAGGCCAGCAGCAAGCCCGACGGCCTCAACAAGGTCGCCATCGACGAGGGCTTCGCCGAGCAGGAAGAGGCGCACGACCTGGAGGACAGCCCCCTCGCCGGCTACGGCGTGGAAGGCGTCGACGACGACCGCCTCGGCACCGGCCTCTCGGGAGTCCTCGGCGTCGGCGCCACGTTCGCCCTCGCCGGCGGCCTGTTCCTCGTGATCCGCCGCCTGCGCCCCACCTCGGAAGGCGAGACGACATGA
- a CDS encoding energy-coupling factor ABC transporter permease, with the protein MHIPDGFVDAPTSVAATAVSAGGLAVCLRRSAEVLEDRLAPLAGLVAAYVFAVQMLNFPVAGGTSGHLLGGALAAVLVGPWVGALCVSVVLVVQALLFADGGISAIGLNVLNMALVGAFAGYGLFVLARRVLPATRAGVAAASGVAALLSVVLASLAFALEYALGGTGGASVDRVTTAMVGVHVLIGIGEALITAMTVSAVIAVRPDLVHGATDLVPRPTPAPVAAKAGA; encoded by the coding sequence GTGCACATTCCCGATGGTTTCGTCGACGCGCCGACGTCGGTGGCGGCGACCGCGGTCTCGGCCGGAGGGCTCGCCGTGTGCCTCCGCCGCTCGGCCGAGGTGCTGGAGGACAGGCTCGCCCCGCTGGCCGGGCTGGTGGCCGCCTACGTGTTCGCCGTGCAGATGCTCAACTTCCCGGTCGCCGGGGGCACCAGCGGTCACCTGCTGGGTGGGGCGCTCGCCGCCGTGCTGGTCGGGCCGTGGGTCGGGGCGCTGTGCGTCTCTGTGGTGCTGGTGGTGCAGGCGCTGCTGTTCGCCGACGGCGGCATCTCCGCCATCGGCCTCAACGTCCTCAACATGGCGCTGGTCGGCGCCTTCGCCGGCTACGGGCTGTTCGTGCTGGCCCGCCGCGTCCTGCCGGCCACCCGGGCGGGCGTCGCCGCGGCCTCCGGCGTCGCCGCCCTGCTGTCGGTCGTGCTGGCGTCGCTGGCGTTCGCCCTGGAGTACGCGCTCGGGGGCACGGGCGGTGCCTCGGTCGACCGCGTGACCACCGCCATGGTGGGCGTCCACGTGCTGATCGGCATCGGCGAGGCGTTGATCACGGCGATGACCGTGAGCGCGGTGATCGCGGTGCGGCCCGACCTGGTGCACGGCGCCACCGACCTGGTGCCCCGGCCCACGCCGGCACCCGTGGCCGCGAAGGCAGGTGCCTGA